Within Agarivorans litoreus, the genomic segment GGTTAATAAACGGCGTAACTTAACGCGGTTAAATGCTTGGCCTTTGCCTGGTTTTACAAATTCGTTTTCTAGAATTGCGTATGGTTCGCCGTCGAGCATAATTTTTAGCCCGCCTTTGAATTCACTGGTACTATATGACGCCATTTGGTCCTCTACTTACAAGGTAATATCAATTTCAATGTTGCGAATAATACCGCGAAACGACGCTGCTGTGCAGGGTAATTGGCAAAAAGAGCTGGCAAACGCCATCACAGATCCCAAAGATCTGCTGCAATTTTTGCAATTAGACCCGGAAAACTTCCAATCAGACATTGCAGCCCGTAAATTATTCCCAATGCGTGTGCCTTTAAGCTTTGCCAAACGCATGCAAAAAGCCAACCCTAATGACCCACTGCTACTGCAAGTTTTGCCTCAACAGGCCGAGTTTATGGAAGTAGCAGGCTTTAACGAAGATCCCTTAGAAGAGCACCAAGCCGCTGTACCCGGTTTACTGCATAAATATAAAAGCCGAGTATTATTTATTGTACGTGGCGGTTGTGCAGTTAACTGTAGATATTGTTTTCGTCGCCACTTTCCTTATCAAGATAACAGCCCAAACAAACAGGGTTGGCAACAAGCGCTAGATTACATCGCACAAGATCAAGCAATTAATGAAGTGATTTTTAGTGGTGGCGACCCTCTAATGGCTAACGACCAACAGCTTGCTTGGTTAATAGAACAACTAGAACAAATTCCTCACTTAAAGCGGCTGCGTATTCACACTCGATTACCAGTGGTTATTCCAAGCCGAGTGACTAACGAGCTGACTCAGCTACTGGCACAGACTCGCTTGCAAACCATTATGGTAAGCCATATCAATCACCCCAACGAGATAAACCAAGAGCTAAGCAGCGCCTTTGCCAAGTTACATGAAGCAGGCATTACCTTGCTTAACCAAGGAGTGCTGTTAAAGGATATAAACGATGATGCTAGCATTCTAGCGCAACTAAGTGAGGCCTTATTCTCGGCTAATATTTTGCCTTACTACTTATTTTTGCTCGACAAAGTTGCCGGTGCAGCTCATTACGATATTGACGAGCAAAGCGCAGTAGCGATAATGCAGGACTTATATCAAAGATTACCTGGCTTCTTAGTTCCTCGTTTAGCCCGCGAGCAAGCAGGCAAACGCAGTAAAACACCCATAGATATTGGCTTGAGCTAAACTAAAGCAACAGAACAAGGCTTAACTCCTTTTTAAGTTAAGCACGTATTCACCCAAATACAGCGACTACATTCATGGATAAAACCAAGCTCATTGAGCAAATACAAGAAAACTTAAAAGACATTTACCACAAAGCCATTGATGCCGACACTGTGATTCAGCAGCAACAAGAGCAAGGCAAAGCCAAGTATACCGAGTTGTTTAAAGACAGTTTATTTAAAGCTAAAGACAGACAATTTTTGCCGTACGTAGAAGAACTTGCTAGTGATTTGGTGCTACTGCAAGAAAGCCAAGACGACGAGCATTTTGTCACTCAATTAAAAGTAATGGTAGCTAAACTAGAGCAGATTCATACCCTGCTGGCCGATTTCAAACAGCTTACTCGCTAGAAATATTGGCATTAGCTCTTAGGTAAGGGGAAAACTCCTCGGCTGGCGCCCACGTGGCAACAGCTGCCCCCAACACCATTACCTCTTTAGTTATTTCCTTAAGTTGCTCCAAGTGCTGTTCGCTCTCTACCCCGTCAACCATCAACTTAACACCCAAGCGATTAGCAAACATCACCGTAGCAATTAACATTGGCTGTTTATCACTCGACTTTAGCAAGTCTAACATCAGAGATTTTGCGCCCCTTAAGTATTGCACCGGCAAATGATTTAGTAATTCTAATGGGCACTCAGCGCTGCCAAAGTTGTCTAGTGATAAGCTCACGCCAATACGGCGCAACTCTCGAATCGCATCCACGCAATCCAACAGCATCTGTTGGTTACTATCGATAATGTTAATGATTAAGCGATGCGGCAATATTCGGCTTTCAATTAATACTTTATTCACCAGTACTAATAAATCGTTGTGTAAAGTGGATGAAGAAATCGACACTGCTAATTGCAAATGGGTATTTAAGCCATGCTGCCAACGCTTAAGTTGCTGAGTAGATGCTCGAAGTACCCAAGACTCTAACGCCACTACACAGCCACAAGCATGGGCAACATCCACCAACTCGGCCTGTTCTACCCAACCATAAACTGGATGCTCCCAGCGCACCTGCACCTCTGCACCCACCACCTTATCGTTTACTAAATCCATAATGGGTTGATAAAACAAACTCATTTGCTGGTTTTCTAAGGCATCACGAAACTGGCTAAGTAAATGCTGCTCTCGCTCTTTGGCGAGCTGCATTTGCCCCTCAAAAAACTGCCATGAGCTGCACCGCGATTCCTGCTTGGCTTGATACATCGCCGTATCGGCTTGGCCTAATATGGTCAACCAATCATCTTGGCTATCTAAGGCAGTGCTAATACCAATGCTAGTGCCCACAAAGCATTCTCTGTCTTCCAAAGACATTGGCTTTTCTATCACGTTAATTAAGCGCTGCGCAAAGCCAGAGCAGTCTTCGCTTGAACGCACTCTTGTTTGCACAATGGCAAATTCATCCCCCCCTAAACGCACCGCATAATCACAATGGCGCATTTGACCATTTAGCCGCTGCGCCACTACGTTTAAGATGCGATCACCATATTCGTGCCCATAGCAATCGTTAATATTTTTAAAGCCATTAAGGTCTAACACCATAATCGCGTAATCACGACGATTGTTCTCTAAGCTAGCAATAAACTCTCGAAGACCAGCTCGGTTAGGTAAGCCTGTGAGTACATCGTGATTAGCAAGATAGCGATTAATGTGATTTTCACGCACAATCATCACGATTAAAATAGATCCGCTGATTAGCAGCGCACCAATAGCGAAAGACAAAATCAGCTGCAGCTGCAATAACTTAAAGTCGGTTTTTTTATCAAACTCGCTGTTCCGCTGAAACTCTTTGTTCACTAAGGTGTTAATGGGGGAAGAATACATATTTAGCCGCTCAATCACCTGCTCAAATTTTTCATGGCTAGGCGGCAAGGCTTGCAGCAAAGGCTCTATGCGTTGAACCTCTTGAAACAGCTCACGAACCAACTGCCTGGCAGACTTTATATTGTGAAAACCAGCATTTTCTTGGCCCTCCAGTAACACAGGGAAACGGCTCCACAAAATGTCATAACGCAGCATCAAGTCGGCATGCTTAACGCCGCCAAGCCGATACAGCTGTAGCGAATTAATGAAACGACGGTGCTCCATTTGCAGCTGAACCACCGACCAAGACGTAGACGACTTAGGCGATTCAAGTAGCTGAATAATTTGCCTTAATTGGTAAATACTAATAATCGCACTAACAATAAAAAGCGATACAACTAAGGAGATTAAGAACTTCTTATATTTTTGCGGGAGCTGAATAAGCCAATTCATCAATAGCTAGACTCACTTAACAATAATGCTGCGTAACTGCCAAATCATAAAATCGTTGTAGGGCATTTGCAGTAATTCGGGGTGGTCGTCTATCGGCAGCATTAACCACAACGGGCCTTTATCACGCACCCGCATTGGGCGATCGTTATCAGACCAAGCTAAAATCGGTTCAAACTCCTCGATATCAGAAAAATCGATTTCAACTTCATAATTATTTAGCGCTACTAAAGTAAGCTTGCTTGATTGCGCACCAGCTAGTGCTAGCACTTCCGCTACTCTTGGGCCTTTATAATGATGCCGCGTTTCAACCCAGGGGTGACGCGTAACAATGGTGTGCTGCGGCAAGGCCTGTAACATCTTTAGATCAAAGTCTGCTGCACCTTGATTATTTCCATGCAGAATAAGCCCTGCAATAGTTAATATAGGTTCGTCTTGTGGGCTTGGTAATTCAGCTAAGCTGAAAGAGGAGCATACCAATAAACTTAATGCTAACAAAAATCGCATAACTCGTTCTCCTTAACGTTGTTAGCTGCGCTATATCTAGTTACTTCATCATAAACCATAGCGCATTTGCTGCAGTTGTCTGCTGAGTATGCGGGAGTTTTGGCCAATAAAAAAGGGCAAGCTATAAAGCTTACCCTTTTTTCGAGCTTGAGAAGCCGGCTTACATCATGCCGCCCATTAGCTAATAAGCATTTGATACAGTTATAAATTTACCAACCCATCATCTTTAGTACCCCAACTTATACCCCACCATATTTCAAAGCACCAGGTAAGCCCCTATCTCAAGTTACAAGTATCAAAGCTAAAAACAGCTGAAATTTATGTCGATATAATCGAGCAAAAACGCATGAATGCCATGCTAAGTTTCCCAGATATAAAAATAATCTAGAAAATTCACTAACAGATCTACAAATCAGTCACTTACAACGGTCACCGCAGCTACCCCTATCTCCTTATTTCCTAAGTAAACCTCTGAATCATAATGTGCAGCCTCAACGAGAATGGTTAAATGTGTACCAGCAGGCTCACAATCGGCAGCCACTTGCTCTTCAGTCAATGTAGATACTGATTGTAAGTACTTTTCGGTAGTCGATTCATCCAATGTAATAACCAACTTTCTGCCCATAGCGAATGCTCCCCTAAGTTAAAAAAAATCATCCTGTACTTGCCTAGATAAATAGCTTTGCCAACTATCCACTAAATAGTGGGCTATTTTTGCACACTCTCGCTCAGCACCTTCTCGCTCAATGCCAATAACATGTCGTTCAACCAAGAATAGGTATGCTGCAAGTTTATTAAGGTCTTTTGATTGTGCTAATTGATTAACCGCAGCCTCATACGCACCGTACTCATCAGCCAGTTCTTGGTCATCATCATCGGGATCGTAAATTCCAATTGGATCCCAACGAATCAACAAAGCTTCCGCCACTTCTTGCTCAAACTGTTTAGACTTAACTAAATGGCCACTTGGAGTTAAACAAGCAGACAACATGCAACCTACTCCCTCATTAACAAGAGTTGCAGCATGTATTTCATTTACACAGACAAATCCGCCACATTCGGTTAGCTCACTTGGGCTATCCCACCAACTGTCGCAATTTACAAAGAAGCCCACTAAGGGATGTGCTTGCTTGGCGGCATTAAAATCAACACAAACAACCTGCTCACTTAAGGCCTCGGGAAATGGAGAAGGGTCGAGGGTGTAATGGCCAATAACCACAGGGAAAATAGGCGCAATATTGTACTTTCTACTTCCCCTCGCTAAAGGTACATTGGGAATAAGGTGACGCTGAGAGCTTGGCACTACCGCGAGTTCTTGATAGCTACCAACAGAATATTCATGCTTCCACCACGCCACTCGAATATCGAAACGCTCAATAGCATTTTTATCTAAAAAGAATTGGCCTTCTGGTAATTGAATTTCTGGGCCCTTTAAGAGAATTTCAATCAGCTGGTAAAGCTCGTGGTCTTTGTCAAAAGCCTCGACCCAGTGTTCACTTTTTAAAGAATTATCTTCATTTAGATAAGGTCGGAGCTTGGCCAAACTTGGTAAATGCCAACACGCATGTATCGCTGTAATATCACCAAAGTTTAAAAATAGGGGGAGCGACTTAAACCATTCAATCCATTTGTAATGCTCAGCACTGCCTTCGCCAATTTGCTCAAGAAACAACTGGTGTTGCTTAATATTTCCTGGGTTGGAACGATCACGGCAATAGCTACCATCGTCATTTTGTAACAGCCAACCAATAGCATTAAATTCGTGATTACCTAACAAGCAATACGCTTGATTGTTATCAACATATGATTTTACTTGGTTCAGCAAAGCTAGGTGGTCAACTCCACTCTCTGGAGCATTATCGATGAGGTCTCCAACAAACACTAACTTGGTGTCGTCTTTATCCCAAGATGAGTGAGTTAACAGTGCATCTAGTTTTTCAGGCTGCCCGTGAACATCGCCAATAAATAACAGATTTTCTATCGCATTTTTTTCTCGAAACTGAAGTCCGGCCTCTAACTGATAACAACGCAACTTTAGCTCAGGCAACATATCTTGCTTCCAGCAAGACAAGCTAAAGCCACCACCTGACATGCCGCCTTGGTTAAACGCTTCTACATAAATGTCATTTTCAGTGTCATGATTAGTTAGTAAGGTTTCTACAAAATCACTAAGCCAATCGGTCGCACCGTTCTGCTTAATATCTTGTTGCTTATCTTTGGGCTCAATGCGTGCGTGGTAACCATATTCAGATAAAACACGCTGATTCATACTATTAACTTGTCCAGCGCTTAGCTCTGCAATAATGGCTTGGCTAATGGCATGATGCGCATAGCTATGTACCCACTCAATCAAACCTTGAGCGGTGAATGCTTGTTCAGATTCTTTTAGTGCTACCTTTAGTTGTTCCCATAATGCTGAATTGCCTCGCAAACCGTACTGCTTTAAATCGGCAAATAAGGTATCAATGTATTTTGGTAAAATTAATGCCATATAAGGGTCATTCTCCAAGATGGTCAACTAAATTGAAAACATAAGGTTTAACGCTAAACATGCTTATTTTGTGATAAATAAAGGCGACAATACTCCCAACTATTCATTAAGCCTTTGCTGCTCTCATCCCTCACGCCGCCCATATAGGGCTCAACACCAAGAGCTAAACGGCGCACATTGGTTTTGTGTTGATACTCTTCACTCATCGGGTTTACCCCTCGGCTTCGCTTCTTAGCATCAACAAAGTCGTCATAATAAAAATCATACTCTTCAGGAAACAGCTCACTATGTAATGTGCGTAAAGGCTGTTCTTTTTGAGAAAGCTTTTTCAACAATGCTTTCTGTGCGTCTTTTCTTTTACCCATAGTGCCTCCCAAATTTCTAACATGACATTGCTAGTGAGATTTTGCTTTGCTCCCACCTAACAGCTACACATTATCTTACTAATTGCTGCTCACGTGCTGGGGTTAATAAGCTTATTAACTTTTGCATTTCTGGGTCTAAGCTATTGGGTAGTTGCAAAACACTGTTACCCTCTAAATCCAAGTAAAAGGGAACAACCCATAGGGTTAACTGCGCACTAAACTTAAAGCTCTGTTCTATCGGGGTTTGAAACTTGTCGTTAGCGGGATAAATCAAAAACATATTACCTTGGCCATTAAGGTATTTTTGGCCATAGGCAAACATTTGATAAAAATCAGCCTGCGACAGGCCATATTTGTCGCTACCGTTATCTTTACTCTGGTCAAGCACTTTCCACTTAGTATCAAGCACACACACATTCTTCTCACCCTGCTTAATGAGCAGATCAGGTTTAAGCTGAAACCATTGTTGCTCATGGTGCTCCACTAAGTGGCAAGAGCGCGCTTGAGTTAATAGCTCAAATTCATCAGAGAGTGGATGATTACTTATATGTTGTCCAAGTACAGAAGCCACATAACTTTCAAAAACCGCCTCCATAGGGAATAGCAGCGACAAAGCACTATCTTGCCCTTTCATGCTTAGTGGTGAAAAGCCTTCAAGAATTAGCTTTGCCCAAGCAATAGGGCTGTAGTAATCCACCATAGTTCTATCAAGCTTAAGCGCGCTAATATCTTGTTTAATTGACGTACTGCTAGGCACATCCATAAAAGCAAACTGTAATTCTCTCAGTAACTTTTGATGGCTAGCGAGCCGGGTGTAACTAGCTAGCTTAATGAGCGCTGTTTTTATTAAACGGTTTGCGGGACGGTTAAGTAAATACTCATCGTATTCAACGTAAAACTTGTGCTGGCTAACCAGGTTATGCCTAAGTTGCTTTGATACATTCAACTTACCCTTTTGGAAATGCAGGTTAGCTTGTTGCCTAAGGTAATCGCTTTTAAGCCCCCTTTTTACTAAGCGATTCACAGCCTGTAAAAACTGACTAATAAACACTTCTAGCAAGGGCATTTGTTTACTTACAACATTGGCCTGATTTGTCGCCACATAACGAAATACCCCCAAATGTTGCAACATCATCAGCAATATTTGTCGAGATTCCGCTACCGCCTGCTTGTTAGTCGCCGCTGTACGACCGGTTTTAGGCAGCACTTCAATATGCTCACCAGTGGGCGTAAATAAAACACCCACATAATTTTTAACCTGAATAAGCTCATAGCCATAGCGCTTGGTTAAACCTAAGCATTTTGCTGTGTTAGATTCACTGGCACTTAAACAAACGTCTTTTAAATAGTTATAAGCTCGGCTAGAAATAAGCTCCGCGCCTAGCTCATCACACGCCGATTTATCGCAGCTTAAATAACCGTATTCAAATACAGTAATATGCATATTAACTATTCAACTTCTGGGCTAGCCTTAGGCTCATCCAGCTCAGACGAGTCACTTTTTACGGAGTCATAAATAGCCACATAAGCAGCGGCTTTACGCCAAACGGCTTTATTACCCTCCACCAAGGTGTACTTAACTACCGATTGGCCATACTGGTCTAGCTTGTGCCCCTTGCCAAACAAACTTGCCAGCTGTTGTGCTTTTTGCTCTTCTTCTAAAACAAACTGCAATTCCTCTGGTTTTTGGTTGTCGGCGAGTACCAAACGGATCTTGCTCCAATCTTCAAAAAAGTATTCTTCTAGCAAAGGGATAAGCTTATTTTTGAATACCGAAACTAAGGCCCCAAATGCTTCATCTGGCTTGCCAGCATCAACTAACGCTTTTACTGGCATTAAAAAGGCATGACCTAAAGTATGCTCTCGGTCATAGAGGATTTCGATGCGTTGATTAAGCGTAGTTAATAGTGTTGATAACTCAATACTGTGGCCACCATGTTCTACCACACAAGTTTTAAGTAACTCGGGCTTTGGCATCATTTCAACAAAATCGAAGCGCCGACGAAGCGCGGTATCCATCATCGCTAACGACCGGTCAGCGGTGTTCATGGTGCCAATAATATGCAGG encodes:
- the epmB gene encoding EF-P beta-lysylation protein EpmB, whose amino-acid sequence is MLRIIPRNDAAVQGNWQKELANAITDPKDLLQFLQLDPENFQSDIAARKLFPMRVPLSFAKRMQKANPNDPLLLQVLPQQAEFMEVAGFNEDPLEEHQAAVPGLLHKYKSRVLFIVRGGCAVNCRYCFRRHFPYQDNSPNKQGWQQALDYIAQDQAINEVIFSGGDPLMANDQQLAWLIEQLEQIPHLKRLRIHTRLPVVIPSRVTNELTQLLAQTRLQTIMVSHINHPNEINQELSSAFAKLHEAGITLLNQGVLLKDINDDASILAQLSEALFSANILPYYLFLLDKVAGAAHYDIDEQSAVAIMQDLYQRLPGFLVPRLAREQAGKRSKTPIDIGLS
- the priC gene encoding primosomal replication protein PriC, coding for MDKTKLIEQIQENLKDIYHKAIDADTVIQQQQEQGKAKYTELFKDSLFKAKDRQFLPYVEELASDLVLLQESQDDEHFVTQLKVMVAKLEQIHTLLADFKQLTR
- a CDS encoding putative bifunctional diguanylate cyclase/phosphodiesterase, translating into MNWLIQLPQKYKKFLISLVVSLFIVSAIISIYQLRQIIQLLESPKSSTSWSVVQLQMEHRRFINSLQLYRLGGVKHADLMLRYDILWSRFPVLLEGQENAGFHNIKSARQLVRELFQEVQRIEPLLQALPPSHEKFEQVIERLNMYSSPINTLVNKEFQRNSEFDKKTDFKLLQLQLILSFAIGALLISGSILIVMIVRENHINRYLANHDVLTGLPNRAGLREFIASLENNRRDYAIMVLDLNGFKNINDCYGHEYGDRILNVVAQRLNGQMRHCDYAVRLGGDEFAIVQTRVRSSEDCSGFAQRLINVIEKPMSLEDRECFVGTSIGISTALDSQDDWLTILGQADTAMYQAKQESRCSSWQFFEGQMQLAKEREQHLLSQFRDALENQQMSLFYQPIMDLVNDKVVGAEVQVRWEHPVYGWVEQAELVDVAHACGCVVALESWVLRASTQQLKRWQHGLNTHLQLAVSISSSTLHNDLLVLVNKVLIESRILPHRLIINIIDSNQQMLLDCVDAIRELRRIGVSLSLDNFGSAECPLELLNHLPVQYLRGAKSLMLDLLKSSDKQPMLIATVMFANRLGVKLMVDGVESEQHLEQLKEITKEVMVLGAAVATWAPAEEFSPYLRANANISSE
- a CDS encoding molybdopterin-binding oxidoreductase, which gives rise to MRFLLALSLLVCSSFSLAELPSPQDEPILTIAGLILHGNNQGAADFDLKMLQALPQHTIVTRHPWVETRHHYKGPRVAEVLALAGAQSSKLTLVALNNYEVEIDFSDIEEFEPILAWSDNDRPMRVRDKGPLWLMLPIDDHPELLQMPYNDFMIWQLRSIIVK
- a CDS encoding metallophosphoesterase, whose protein sequence is MALILPKYIDTLFADLKQYGLRGNSALWEQLKVALKESEQAFTAQGLIEWVHSYAHHAISQAIIAELSAGQVNSMNQRVLSEYGYHARIEPKDKQQDIKQNGATDWLSDFVETLLTNHDTENDIYVEAFNQGGMSGGGFSLSCWKQDMLPELKLRCYQLEAGLQFREKNAIENLLFIGDVHGQPEKLDALLTHSSWDKDDTKLVFVGDLIDNAPESGVDHLALLNQVKSYVDNNQAYCLLGNHEFNAIGWLLQNDDGSYCRDRSNPGNIKQHQLFLEQIGEGSAEHYKWIEWFKSLPLFLNFGDITAIHACWHLPSLAKLRPYLNEDNSLKSEHWVEAFDKDHELYQLIEILLKGPEIQLPEGQFFLDKNAIERFDIRVAWWKHEYSVGSYQELAVVPSSQRHLIPNVPLARGSRKYNIAPIFPVVIGHYTLDPSPFPEALSEQVVCVDFNAAKQAHPLVGFFVNCDSWWDSPSELTECGGFVCVNEIHAATLVNEGVGCMLSACLTPSGHLVKSKQFEQEVAEALLIRWDPIGIYDPDDDDQELADEYGAYEAAVNQLAQSKDLNKLAAYLFLVERHVIGIEREGAERECAKIAHYLVDSWQSYLSRQVQDDFF
- a CDS encoding McrC family protein, with the translated sequence MHITVFEYGYLSCDKSACDELGAELISSRAYNYLKDVCLSASESNTAKCLGLTKRYGYELIQVKNYVGVLFTPTGEHIEVLPKTGRTAATNKQAVAESRQILLMMLQHLGVFRYVATNQANVVSKQMPLLEVFISQFLQAVNRLVKRGLKSDYLRQQANLHFQKGKLNVSKQLRHNLVSQHKFYVEYDEYLLNRPANRLIKTALIKLASYTRLASHQKLLRELQFAFMDVPSSTSIKQDISALKLDRTMVDYYSPIAWAKLILEGFSPLSMKGQDSALSLLFPMEAVFESYVASVLGQHISNHPLSDEFELLTQARSCHLVEHHEQQWFQLKPDLLIKQGEKNVCVLDTKWKVLDQSKDNGSDKYGLSQADFYQMFAYGQKYLNGQGNMFLIYPANDKFQTPIEQSFKFSAQLTLWVVPFYLDLEGNSVLQLPNSLDPEMQKLISLLTPAREQQLVR